One stretch of Flavobacteriales bacterium DNA includes these proteins:
- a CDS encoding geranylgeranylglyceryl/heptaprenylglyceryl phosphate synthase: MARRSGPLQDLLASARNEGKKLLAVLLDPDKFDDAQADRISYMDENGADLFLIGGSLLITDRLRATIEAVRSRSDRPIYLFPSGPSQIDARADGILFLSLLSGRNAELLIGKQVEAAPLLKQTDLHVMSTGYMLVQCGNLTTAHYMSQSSPIPHDKDEIAVATAMAGMYLNMSCIYMDGGSGAAMPITPRMIESVRKAIDIPLIIGGGIRNAEQAQAACSSGADMIVVGTAFEEDPSLFQDISIAVHSLSVKS; encoded by the coding sequence ATGGCAAGAAGAAGCGGTCCACTTCAAGATCTTCTGGCAAGTGCAAGGAATGAAGGCAAGAAACTTCTGGCCGTGCTTCTGGACCCGGATAAGTTCGATGATGCACAGGCTGATCGGATCAGCTACATGGATGAGAATGGTGCTGATCTGTTCCTGATAGGTGGATCCTTGCTCATTACAGACCGCCTGAGGGCGACTATCGAGGCCGTCAGGTCCAGGAGTGATCGACCGATCTATCTTTTTCCTTCTGGCCCATCCCAGATCGATGCCCGGGCTGATGGTATACTATTCTTATCGCTCCTATCCGGTCGCAATGCGGAATTGCTTATCGGAAAACAGGTAGAAGCAGCTCCTCTGCTCAAGCAGACCGACCTGCATGTGATGAGCACAGGATATATGCTGGTGCAATGTGGCAATCTCACCACTGCTCACTACATGAGTCAGAGCAGCCCGATACCACATGACAAGGACGAAATAGCCGTGGCCACGGCCATGGCCGGAATGTATCTGAATATGTCGTGCATTTATATGGACGGTGGAAGTGGAGCTGCCATGCCCATCACACCCCGGATGATCGAGTCGGTGCGAAAGGCGATCGATATACCTCTCATCATCGGAGGTGGGATACGAAATGCCGAACAGGCTCAAGCTGCCTGTAGTTCTGGAGCGGATATGATTGTAGTAGGAACAGCCTTCGAAGAAGACCCTTCCCTATTCCAAGACATCAGCATTGCTGTTCACAGCCTTTCTGTGAAATCCTAG
- a CDS encoding 4'-phosphopantetheinyl transferase superfamily protein: MPITDKIIMPDTSAVYIWHIDETEAQLKEMYLHAQGETHLADVEAIKVPRKRKQWYASRLLSSDVIDTFQGIYYDQFGAPHLVEDDRCVSYSHSYDKVAMIIHDDCEVGIDIQKRDEKLKRISSKFLNEEEEGRYSACGKDLDYLQVLWSVKESVFKVHKHHLPFKEIRTQDEVPDDQGVMSVLANRFDGPHAHEVHYHKLNGYFIAHCCYSD; encoded by the coding sequence ATGCCGATAACGGACAAGATCATCATGCCGGACACAAGTGCTGTTTATATATGGCACATCGATGAGACCGAGGCCCAACTGAAAGAAATGTACCTACATGCTCAAGGTGAGACCCACTTGGCCGATGTAGAGGCGATCAAAGTCCCGCGCAAGCGCAAGCAATGGTATGCCTCAAGGCTTCTCTCCAGTGATGTCATCGATACCTTTCAGGGAATCTACTATGACCAATTCGGTGCGCCACACCTCGTAGAGGACGATCGATGTGTCTCCTACAGCCATTCCTATGATAAGGTGGCCATGATCATACATGATGATTGTGAAGTGGGGATAGACATACAGAAGCGGGACGAGAAACTGAAGCGGATCTCCAGCAAGTTCCTCAATGAAGAAGAGGAAGGAAGATACTCTGCCTGCGGAAAGGATCTCGATTATCTACAGGTACTCTGGTCGGTCAAGGAGTCTGTATTCAAAGTACACAAGCACCATCTTCCTTTCAAGGAGATACGCACCCAGGATGAAGTTCCAGATGATCAAGGAGTAATGTCTGTCCTGGCCAATCGTTTTGATGGTCCACATGCACATGAGGTCCATTACCACAAGCTCAACGGATATTTCATAGCACACTGTTGCTATAGCGATTAA
- a CDS encoding adenosylhomocysteinase: MNNQVETSQMQYKVKDITLAEWGRREIELAEAEMPGLMALREEYGESKPLKGARIAGCLHMTIQTAVLIETLIELGAEVTWSSCNIFSTQDHAAAAIAAAGIPVFAWKGMNEEEFDWCIEQTLNAFEGGKHLNMILDDGGDLTNMVLDRFPELVPDIKGLSEETTTGVHRLVEREKNGTLPMPAINVNDSVTKSKFDNKYGCKESCVDAIRRATDVMIAGKVAVVAGYGDVGKGSAASLRGAGARVIVTEIDPICALQAAMDGFAVKKMVDAVKEADIVVTATGNKDILTGEHFKSMKDKTIVANIGHFDNEIDVAWLNDNYGDHKVEIKPQVDKYTIDGKDIILLAEGRLVNLGCATGHPSFVMSNSFTNQTLAQIELWTNTDAYDNKVYMLPKHLDEKVARLHLEKIGVVLEELTSDQANYIGVPQEGPFKPEHYRY; the protein is encoded by the coding sequence ATGAATAATCAGGTAGAAACCTCCCAAATGCAGTACAAAGTAAAAGATATTACGCTGGCAGAATGGGGAAGAAGAGAAATCGAATTGGCCGAGGCTGAAATGCCGGGTCTCATGGCGCTTCGCGAAGAATACGGTGAGAGCAAACCACTGAAAGGAGCACGCATCGCTGGATGTCTCCATATGACCATCCAGACGGCCGTCCTCATTGAGACCTTGATCGAGCTAGGAGCTGAAGTGACTTGGAGTTCTTGCAACATCTTCTCTACACAGGACCATGCGGCTGCAGCCATTGCCGCGGCCGGTATTCCAGTATTTGCTTGGAAAGGAATGAATGAAGAGGAATTCGATTGGTGCATCGAACAGACCTTGAATGCTTTCGAAGGAGGTAAACACCTCAATATGATCTTGGATGACGGTGGTGACCTCACCAATATGGTCCTCGACCGATTCCCAGAGTTGGTTCCGGATATCAAAGGATTGAGCGAAGAGACCACTACTGGAGTTCACCGTCTGGTCGAGCGCGAAAAGAATGGAACCCTGCCAATGCCTGCCATCAATGTCAATGACTCGGTCACCAAGTCCAAGTTCGACAATAAGTATGGCTGTAAAGAATCCTGTGTGGATGCCATACGCAGAGCAACCGATGTGATGATAGCAGGTAAAGTCGCTGTAGTTGCCGGTTATGGTGATGTAGGTAAAGGAAGTGCAGCTTCACTTCGCGGGGCTGGTGCTCGTGTCATCGTGACAGAGATCGACCCGATCTGTGCGCTACAGGCGGCCATGGACGGTTTTGCAGTCAAGAAGATGGTGGATGCCGTCAAAGAAGCTGATATCGTAGTGACTGCCACCGGCAACAAGGATATCCTCACCGGAGAGCATTTCAAGTCCATGAAGGACAAGACCATCGTAGCTAACATCGGACACTTCGATAATGAGATCGATGTGGCTTGGCTCAATGATAACTACGGTGACCATAAAGTGGAGATCAAGCCTCAGGTAGATAAGTACACTATAGATGGCAAGGACATCATCCTACTGGCCGAAGGCCGTCTGGTCAACCTGGGTTGTGCTACGGGTCACCCGTCATTCGTGATGAGTAACTCCTTCACCAATCAGACCTTGGCACAGATCGAACTGTGGACCAATACGGATGCCTATGATAACAAGGTCTACATGCTGCCCAAGCATTTGGATGAGAAGGTGGCCAGATTGCACCTCGAAAAGATCGGAGTGGTACTCGAAGAGTTGACCAGCGATCAAGCAAACTATATCGGAGTTCCTCAAGAAGGGCCATTCAAGCCTGAACATTACAGGTACTGA